Proteins encoded by one window of Paraburkholderia sabiae:
- a CDS encoding carboxyl transferase domain-containing protein: protein MQISLTRINALFDPNSFVDHNQDERSHFICGEGLINSVRTFLVMNRGRDCEFQGSGQWCTAKQIISTVTQARNNGAPLIYIQDQSGGTGNFDTSKVLSRDMSRLLLSPSGMGRVSASIAEFAETHLLISAILGPTSGPLALPLMLADLVLMTEKGALCMGRPDMVKAMLSQESDVYSLGGTNVHSKDSGSVQLVFDDEGGLFRCLKKLVNDIFNGRSRSAFEYQNPDPTDFEKLIPSDHRKPYDMHDLLYSFIDKGSLTEISALHAMEILTGYATIQGNLVAVIANNPRHNGGIIHRKSASKMVKMINIAAKTKTPIVFVADVPGFMIGKEAERSGIFSAAAELFRSHIQCKVPKLLLVARKAYTGGVYAMCGPGFDPVAVLAYPHAHIGVFSPDTMNKVLSSLDEDAMATARTLTKEIEDPKLLKISGLITDVIKIEQTRDEITKYLFPNR from the coding sequence ATGCAAATTTCCTTGACGCGGATAAATGCGCTCTTTGACCCTAACAGTTTTGTTGACCACAACCAAGATGAGAGGAGTCATTTCATCTGCGGCGAAGGATTGATAAATTCAGTAAGGACGTTTCTGGTCATGAATCGCGGGCGAGACTGTGAGTTCCAAGGAAGTGGCCAGTGGTGCACTGCCAAGCAAATCATAAGCACGGTAACTCAGGCCCGGAATAACGGTGCCCCGTTGATCTACATTCAGGACCAGTCTGGAGGGACAGGCAATTTCGACACGTCAAAGGTGCTTTCGCGAGACATGTCCAGGCTGCTTTTGTCTCCCTCGGGAATGGGCCGGGTAAGCGCATCTATTGCGGAATTCGCAGAAACTCATCTGCTGATTTCCGCCATACTCGGTCCTACTTCAGGCCCGCTTGCTTTACCGCTGATGCTTGCCGACTTAGTACTTATGACTGAGAAGGGAGCTTTATGTATGGGTCGGCCGGATATGGTGAAGGCCATGCTGTCGCAGGAGTCCGACGTCTATTCACTAGGCGGAACAAACGTTCACAGCAAGGACTCAGGTTCGGTTCAACTGGTATTTGATGACGAAGGAGGCTTGTTCCGATGCTTAAAAAAATTGGTTAATGACATTTTCAACGGCAGATCACGCAGCGCTTTTGAATATCAAAATCCCGATCCGACGGATTTTGAAAAGTTGATACCATCGGATCACCGAAAACCGTATGACATGCATGATTTGCTATATTCCTTCATCGATAAAGGCAGCCTGACCGAAATAAGCGCACTACACGCAATGGAGATATTGACGGGCTATGCAACCATCCAAGGAAATCTGGTTGCGGTTATCGCCAACAACCCTCGACACAACGGAGGAATAATCCATCGAAAATCTGCGTCCAAAATGGTCAAAATGATAAACATCGCGGCGAAAACCAAAACTCCGATTGTATTTGTTGCTGATGTCCCTGGATTCATGATCGGCAAAGAAGCGGAGCGAAGCGGCATATTCTCTGCGGCAGCAGAATTGTTTCGATCGCATATTCAATGTAAGGTGCCGAAGTTACTTCTCGTTGCTCGAAAAGCTTACACGGGCGGTGTCTACGCTATGTGCGGGCCGGGGTTCGACCCGGTGGCAGTGCTGGCATATCCGCATGCGCACATTGGCGTTTTCAGCCCGGATACGATGAACAAAGTTTTATCCAGCCTTGATGAGGACGCCATGGCTACAGCGCGAACACTAACCAAAGAAATTGAAGACCCCAAGTTATTAAAAATTAGTGGATTAATCACCGATGTCATCAAGATAGAACAAACGAGAGACGAAATAACTAAATATTTATTCCCCAACAGATGA
- a CDS encoding amidase family protein, which produces MHFENTLQSLCDRIRTGALSATEIQERILGADGPAATLNCFIRTCDVETHFARANDALKSAPLFGIPFSLKDNICVKGLPVTAGTPGMEDCIAKRDASIVRKLKSLGAVVAGKNNMHELSFGITSINPQWGTVVNPAAPEHVAGGSSGGCAAAVAAGIVPIAIGTDTGGSVRIPAAFCGITGFRPTSGRWSSAGIIPVSRTKDSPGLLTKTAKHVQFLYELLSPEDRLPTKMKSSRRRIGLPASMWTELDDDVRKYCEHAIRRLPRAGFQCIELDDSAVARLNKVGTFTVPIYEFFTDFPRTLLSLGWANRINTVFANIRDTDVRDIVHTNLSGKLISSRDYSSAIQSIAALRMEMNALFSIWDIDLIAYPTVPRSVPRLIDARRPGLFADVIRNTDLASNAAMPSITLPVAPNKSLPVGLSLDAARGQDRLLLAAATSIEEILIS; this is translated from the coding sequence ATGCATTTTGAAAACACCCTGCAATCACTGTGCGATCGCATACGGACTGGTGCACTGTCAGCAACTGAAATACAGGAGCGCATACTCGGCGCTGATGGACCTGCGGCGACACTCAACTGCTTCATTCGTACATGCGACGTAGAGACGCACTTTGCTAGAGCAAACGACGCCTTAAAAAGTGCACCACTATTTGGCATTCCTTTTTCACTAAAGGATAATATTTGTGTTAAAGGTCTCCCTGTCACTGCGGGAACACCGGGAATGGAAGATTGTATTGCCAAGCGCGATGCTTCTATCGTCAGGAAGCTGAAATCGCTCGGTGCTGTCGTCGCCGGCAAGAACAATATGCATGAACTTAGCTTTGGCATCACATCGATCAACCCTCAATGGGGGACTGTGGTGAATCCAGCAGCTCCCGAACATGTGGCCGGAGGCAGCAGTGGCGGTTGCGCCGCGGCTGTGGCAGCCGGCATCGTTCCCATCGCAATCGGGACGGACACCGGCGGCTCCGTAAGGATACCGGCCGCCTTCTGTGGCATTACCGGCTTTAGGCCCACAAGCGGTCGGTGGTCTTCAGCCGGTATCATCCCCGTTTCTCGAACCAAGGATTCTCCCGGCCTGCTGACGAAGACAGCGAAACATGTGCAGTTTCTATATGAGTTGCTATCCCCGGAAGATCGACTTCCGACAAAAATGAAAAGTAGCCGACGCCGAATCGGCCTTCCGGCGTCGATGTGGACGGAACTGGATGATGATGTCCGAAAGTACTGCGAGCACGCCATCAGACGACTGCCTCGTGCAGGTTTCCAATGCATCGAACTCGATGATTCGGCTGTTGCCAGGCTAAACAAGGTCGGAACGTTTACCGTTCCGATTTATGAATTTTTCACGGACTTCCCGCGGACATTGCTTTCGCTGGGGTGGGCGAACAGGATAAATACCGTATTCGCTAACATTCGTGACACTGACGTCCGCGATATCGTTCACACCAATCTGTCCGGAAAGCTTATCTCTTCCCGAGACTATTCATCAGCTATCCAGAGTATAGCTGCCTTACGCATGGAAATGAATGCGTTGTTTAGCATCTGGGACATTGATTTGATCGCTTACCCAACCGTTCCGCGTAGCGTACCGCGTCTGATCGATGCCAGGCGGCCTGGACTATTTGCAGACGTGATTCGCAACACTGATTTGGCCAGCAACGCTGCGATGCCTTCTATCACGCTTCCTGTCGCGCCCAATAAGTCACTGCCGGTGGGACTGAGTTTGGACGCTGCGCGAGGTCAAGATCGCCTTCTCCTGGCCGCGGCAACAAGTATTGAAGAAATTCTTATTTCGTAA
- a CDS encoding FAD-dependent oxidoreductase: protein MHCHTETIHEEPCRISHDVCGRLLTCCMTTLPSSSLQSLKEELATFRPASPLPVLPFVGAGISGLVAATELLRAGVSNITLFEARDRIGGRICPKHLIQSKAGNDPSRDTGLYLAGCGCSFTGGWIEGSVQTAANSACAMIRSTGAKLLPGNPLDEVRSVYRY from the coding sequence ATGCATTGCCATACGGAGACAATCCATGAAGAACCGTGTCGAATTTCTCACGATGTTTGTGGCCGACTGTTGACCTGCTGTATGACTACGCTCCCTTCCTCCAGCCTTCAGAGTCTGAAGGAGGAGTTGGCTACTTTCCGTCCGGCAAGCCCGCTCCCCGTGTTGCCATTCGTTGGAGCTGGTATCAGCGGCCTTGTGGCTGCCACAGAACTATTGCGAGCAGGTGTAAGCAACATTACATTATTTGAGGCTCGCGATCGCATTGGAGGAAGAATTTGTCCCAAACATTTGATCCAAAGCAAGGCCGGAAATGATCCTTCAAGGGATACCGGCCTCTATCTGGCTGGATGTGGCTGTTCTTTCACCGGTGGATGGATTGAGGGATCTGTGCAGACGGCTGCGAACAGTGCATGCGCCATGATACGCAGCACAGGAGCGAAGCTTCTGCCGGGTAACCCGCTTGACGAAGTGCGCAGCGTTTACCGTTACTGA
- a CDS encoding sterol desaturase family protein, protein MHILDVNQMTEFFVKSFRLVAIFASLCLVLELILPAYRYSFASYVRGVRNWIIRIGLGAVVWHGYAVGLERLGVEPLLTVNFATLIHSDNAIINVGLAVLSGVLVAITGDFFYYWMHRAQHAIPFMWRMHATHHSIRELTAWNCNHHVSEPLIYAVFVALPLTLIHFESGVVPVVAMTLIAFQAHLSHSSTRVNLGLLRYVIGDNKFHRIHHSLEPHHRRRNYGFFTTIWDTIFRTAYWPKRDEWPEVGLRDQSEPLTVIDYFMFPFDRSRWCKTSAGSGVRHS, encoded by the coding sequence ATGCATATTCTCGATGTTAATCAGATGACCGAGTTTTTTGTGAAATCGTTTAGGCTCGTTGCGATCTTCGCTTCATTGTGCCTCGTGCTTGAGCTAATCCTTCCGGCTTATCGATACAGTTTTGCGTCTTATGTTCGCGGCGTCCGGAATTGGATCATTCGCATTGGGCTCGGTGCCGTAGTCTGGCACGGCTACGCCGTCGGTTTGGAACGGTTGGGGGTCGAGCCGCTCCTAACGGTCAATTTCGCGACATTGATTCACTCAGACAACGCAATCATTAACGTGGGCTTGGCCGTCCTTTCTGGGGTCTTGGTGGCGATCACCGGCGACTTTTTCTACTACTGGATGCATCGAGCTCAGCATGCTATTCCATTCATGTGGCGCATGCATGCTACTCATCACTCGATTCGCGAGCTGACAGCTTGGAATTGCAATCATCACGTGTCCGAGCCGCTTATCTATGCAGTGTTTGTGGCACTACCACTCACGCTGATTCACTTTGAATCTGGCGTGGTGCCAGTTGTTGCGATGACACTGATTGCCTTTCAGGCGCATCTTTCGCACTCTAGCACCCGCGTCAATCTTGGTCTGCTTCGATACGTCATCGGCGACAATAAATTCCACCGTATTCACCACTCGTTGGAACCGCATCACCGACGCCGAAACTACGGGTTCTTCACGACTATCTGGGACACGATTTTTCGTACAGCGTACTGGCCGAAAAGGGATGAGTGGCCGGAAGTTGGTCTTCGAGACCAGTCTGAACCGCTCACCGTGATCGACTACTTTATGTTTCCGTTTGATCGTAGCCGCTGGTGCAAGACTAGTGCTGGAAGCGGTGTGCGGCACAGTTGA
- a CDS encoding GH12 family glycosyl hydrolase domain-containing protein gives MRRISILASYAATATLMLCVSSAQAATWSASSPETSSCRSTNLFASWIYGGYTLNNDVWSPCRNVEAGAQTIWANTNLDWGVTSDQPNTSGIKSYPHIGYLINKTIGSLNTLTAVVSATTPSGGAWESTLDIWASNNAHEIMVWLNYTGTSEGCGNVKPISYNWTSAGCAIPLHSNVSLAGGTWNVYVGSNGSNPVYSFVRTTKTNDTTIDVLAIMKYLKSLNYFDDVTIGELQYGFEITSSPGGLSFASKNFTVTAE, from the coding sequence ATGCGCCGAATCTCGATCCTAGCAAGCTACGCTGCCACCGCCACACTGATGCTTTGCGTCAGCAGCGCGCAAGCCGCGACTTGGTCTGCATCTTCCCCCGAAACCTCGTCCTGCCGCTCGACCAATCTATTTGCCTCATGGATCTACGGCGGCTACACCCTTAACAACGACGTCTGGTCTCCCTGCCGCAATGTGGAAGCGGGTGCGCAGACCATCTGGGCCAACACGAACCTCGACTGGGGCGTAACTTCGGATCAGCCTAACACCAGCGGCATCAAATCCTATCCGCACATCGGTTACTTGATCAATAAGACCATCGGTTCGCTGAACACGCTGACCGCGGTGGTATCGGCTACTACGCCTTCTGGCGGTGCATGGGAATCGACCCTCGACATATGGGCTAGCAACAATGCGCACGAGATTATGGTTTGGCTGAATTACACCGGAACCTCGGAAGGGTGCGGTAATGTCAAGCCGATCTCCTACAACTGGACGTCCGCTGGTTGCGCAATACCGCTGCACAGCAACGTCTCGCTAGCCGGTGGGACTTGGAACGTCTACGTGGGCAGCAACGGCAGCAACCCGGTTTATTCGTTCGTGCGCACAACTAAGACCAACGACACGACGATCGATGTGCTGGCGATCATGAAGTACCTGAAGTCACTTAACTATTTCGACGACGTTACGATCGGCGAACTCCAATACGGCTTCGAGATCACGTCGTCGCCGGGCGGCCTGAGTTTCGCGTCCAAGAACTTCACTGTCACCGCCGAGTGA